The Parachlamydiales bacterium genome has a segment encoding these proteins:
- a CDS encoding protein kinase yields MADALGNSFLSLYSSSDSTSSYIENYVHEDSIEISDTAAVKPAHSIQEMNLFYERVQAASRSLSDSSIASIPKPVMEKLYRLQLLYSSNTSDDALEMAQFAVKLENEPFIPKDKALNFEILPSESSDILKAFVEYSYDKKKRLKHQTYILRLHGVGKHKKMYQATHLRTYQQKAILILDKSQISKKELENELAFQDILKKVKGCVTAKKIFTNDSYVILMTTLCNKGTLEREIKLTGELYERRVLFELYILSGIFAQMHNEKVLHGDIKPDNIMYTKSHKYNLMELKVIDFGSSRFITKEGINQPLGGPVLFLPPEATKIRIKILELKELEANLDKLKKALVRKNALKRYKCKLSKKRSEIQRANALITSKLDVYMLGETFYMRINGGKLPPVQAEFAARIKQGTASGKDEIIEIYLNMTGKNMPYKEPSRRKFLQHLIWRMLLPDQNRRPSMHQIHTMLSKKYPFLEAESINWY; encoded by the coding sequence ATGGCAGATGCGTTAGGTAATTCATTTTTAAGTCTTTATTCTTCCTCAGATTCAACTTCATCCTATATCGAAAACTATGTACATGAAGACTCCATAGAAATCAGTGACACAGCTGCCGTCAAGCCGGCCCATTCCATCCAAGAGATGAATTTGTTTTATGAACGGGTGCAGGCGGCTAGTCGCTCCCTTTCAGACTCCTCCATTGCTTCAATACCTAAACCTGTGATGGAGAAGCTTTATAGACTGCAACTCCTTTACAGTTCAAACACATCGGACGATGCCCTTGAAATGGCGCAATTTGCTGTTAAGCTGGAAAATGAACCCTTTATCCCCAAAGATAAAGCTTTAAACTTTGAAATCCTGCCTTCAGAGAGTTCCGATATATTGAAAGCCTTCGTAGAATATTCCTATGACAAAAAGAAAAGGTTGAAACATCAGACCTACATTTTACGTCTACATGGGGTTGGTAAACACAAAAAAATGTACCAAGCCACCCACCTGCGCACCTATCAGCAAAAAGCAATTTTAATTCTAGATAAAAGTCAGATCTCTAAGAAAGAATTAGAAAATGAACTTGCTTTTCAGGATATTCTCAAAAAAGTTAAAGGATGTGTAACAGCAAAAAAGATATTTACAAACGATTCTTACGTTATATTAATGACAACTCTTTGTAATAAAGGAACTTTGGAAAGAGAGATCAAATTAACCGGAGAATTATATGAAAGAAGAGTTTTGTTTGAGCTTTATATTTTAAGTGGTATCTTCGCACAAATGCACAATGAGAAAGTCCTTCATGGTGATATTAAACCTGACAATATTATGTATACTAAGTCACACAAATATAACTTGATGGAACTCAAAGTCATCGATTTTGGATCTTCAAGGTTTATCACTAAAGAGGGTATCAACCAACCTCTGGGCGGTCCCGTATTATTCCTTCCCCCCGAAGCTACGAAAATTCGCATCAAAATATTAGAGCTTAAAGAATTGGAAGCTAACTTAGACAAACTGAAAAAAGCATTGGTCAGAAAAAATGCTTTGAAGCGATATAAATGTAAGTTAAGCAAAAAGAGAAGTGAAATTCAAAGAGCAAATGCTTTAATTACTTCAAAACTAGATGTATATATGTTAGGGGAGACTTTTTATATGCGTATAAACGGGGGCAAACTACCTCCGGTCCAAGCTGAATTTGCAGCGAGAATAAAACAAGGGACAGCCAGTGGAAAAGATGAAATTATTGAGATTTATTTAAACATGACGGGTAAAAATATGCCTTATAAAGAGCCCTCTCGCCGTAAGTTTTTACAACACCTGATTTGGAGAATGCTCCTGCCGGATCAGAACCGCCGTCCATCCATGCACCAAATCCACACAATGCTTTCAAAAAAGTATCCTTTTCTTGAAGCTGAGAGCATCAATTGGTACTAA
- a CDS encoding ABC-F family ATP-binding cassette domain-containing protein, whose protein sequence is MLSLSGVTMRFGSKILYENVDLQLNPGRRYGLVGANGCGKSTLLEILSGNLVPDKGDIATPSGVTIGTMKQDQYLFDEEPLLNVVLRGKEQLWEAMQQRQHLFDTVEEFDEATCHRLEKLESIIAAHDGYVAESDAAKLLEGLGIPAEKHFQPMRLFSGGYKLRVLLARLLFSDCDFLLLDEPTNHLDLFTIRWLEEFLRNYRGTLLVISHDRMFLNNVCTDILDTDHNTVRHFKGNYDAFVQAKSEMHLLMEKQMVNQEKRRDQLMEFVEKLGAKASKATQAKSKMHLVEKLNDQMAELEVAPSSRRSPRLGFKVDKASGARVLRVDTLSKNYGENHVLNNVTLEIERGEKVAFLGANGIGKTTFLEIITGNIELTSGSFEWGHNANVAYFPQDPRKALDQDKTPLEWLCSIDYKVSEQQVRGLLGRVLIEGDEVHQPINTLSGGEMARLILAQMMIKKPNVLIFDEPTNHLDMESMEELLNCLNDYDGTVLLVSHNRYFVSTFADRIIEIQPEGIANYLCTYEEYIAKRDLDLLDRNVKRPTAKQQTTKASDPLPREDKRKKAHLEKDLKEVEDKCSSLEIELKEIDSKLFDPEYYVKASFDEQNKLKGRKEAIEKELESLIVRWEEINQVLAKST, encoded by the coding sequence GTGTTATCTCTATCCGGCGTGACCATGCGGTTTGGTTCTAAAATTCTCTACGAAAATGTAGATCTTCAGCTTAACCCGGGTAGACGGTATGGTCTTGTAGGAGCTAATGGCTGCGGAAAGTCCACTTTGTTGGAAATTCTATCAGGAAACCTAGTCCCAGATAAAGGAGATATTGCCACCCCTTCAGGCGTTACCATTGGAACGATGAAGCAAGACCAATATCTTTTCGACGAAGAACCACTTCTCAACGTTGTTTTACGTGGAAAAGAACAGCTCTGGGAAGCAATGCAGCAAAGGCAGCACCTCTTTGATACAGTAGAAGAATTTGATGAAGCAACGTGCCATCGTTTAGAGAAACTGGAATCTATCATTGCGGCCCATGATGGATACGTTGCCGAAAGCGACGCGGCAAAACTCTTAGAAGGATTAGGCATTCCGGCAGAAAAACATTTCCAGCCTATGCGGCTTTTCTCCGGGGGCTATAAACTCCGCGTTCTCTTGGCACGCCTTTTGTTTTCAGATTGTGATTTCTTGTTATTGGACGAACCTACCAACCACCTTGACCTATTTACTATCCGCTGGTTGGAAGAGTTTCTACGCAACTATAGAGGGACCCTCTTGGTTATTTCGCATGATAGAATGTTCTTAAATAACGTTTGTACAGATATACTAGACACTGACCACAATACTGTACGCCACTTTAAAGGAAACTACGACGCCTTTGTCCAAGCGAAAAGCGAGATGCATTTGCTGATGGAAAAACAAATGGTCAACCAGGAGAAAAGGCGCGACCAATTGATGGAATTTGTCGAAAAATTAGGCGCCAAGGCATCCAAAGCTACCCAAGCTAAATCTAAAATGCATCTTGTTGAAAAATTAAATGATCAAATGGCAGAACTTGAAGTAGCTCCTTCCTCAAGACGTTCACCAAGACTTGGGTTTAAAGTGGACAAAGCATCGGGAGCGCGAGTATTACGCGTCGACACTCTAAGCAAAAACTACGGCGAAAACCACGTTCTAAATAATGTGACCTTGGAAATTGAAAGAGGCGAGAAAGTTGCTTTCCTAGGAGCTAACGGAATAGGTAAAACCACTTTCTTAGAAATCATTACAGGTAATATAGAGTTGACCTCAGGATCATTTGAATGGGGCCATAATGCTAATGTTGCCTATTTTCCCCAGGATCCACGTAAAGCTTTAGACCAGGATAAAACCCCCTTGGAGTGGCTCTGTTCCATAGACTATAAAGTGAGCGAACAACAAGTCCGTGGTCTATTAGGACGCGTGCTTATTGAAGGGGATGAAGTGCATCAGCCCATCAATACCCTCAGTGGGGGAGAGATGGCCCGCCTCATCTTAGCGCAAATGATGATCAAAAAGCCGAATGTCTTAATCTTTGACGAACCGACAAACCACCTGGATATGGAGTCGATGGAAGAGTTATTGAACTGTCTTAATGACTATGACGGCACAGTTCTGCTCGTCAGCCACAACCGTTATTTCGTGTCGACATTTGCTGATAGAATCATTGAAATCCAACCGGAAGGCATTGCGAATTATCTCTGCACCTATGAAGAATATATTGCTAAAAGAGATCTGGACCTCCTAGACCGCAATGTTAAACGGCCTACAGCAAAACAACAAACAACTAAAGCTTCGGATCCTCTTCCGCGTGAAGATAAACGCAAGAAAGCTCACCTTGAGAAAGACCTCAAAGAGGTCGAAGATAAATGCAGCAGCTTGGAAATTGAGCTTAAGGAGATTGATAGTAAGCTTTTTGATCCTGAGTACTATGTAAAAGCCTCTTTTGATGAGCAGAATAAGTTGAAAGGGCGGAAAGAGGCTATTGAAAAAGAGCTGGAAAGCTTGATTGTCCGTTGGGAAGAGATCAACCAAGTACTTGCTAAGTCAACATAA
- a CDS encoding riboflavin synthase subunit alpha, which produces MFTGIVRALCPIHDIKDMVNNKQIAISLPLSLSQGLKLGASIAVDGVCLTVVTIEETTVTFDVIPETLKRTTLGKLQPHILVNIERSATIGDEIGGHLLSGHVWGIVTIKEKRDFPDYSILTCACPAEWTKYLLPKGYVALDGVSLTLVDVVRNGMFTVHLIPETLQRTTLGKKKAGDSINLELDSQTQTIVDTIERLYGQEILPRLKA; this is translated from the coding sequence ATGTTTACGGGAATCGTTCGTGCTTTGTGTCCAATCCATGATATAAAGGATATGGTCAATAATAAACAAATAGCGATTTCACTTCCCCTAAGCCTTTCCCAGGGATTAAAGTTAGGCGCGAGCATTGCCGTTGATGGAGTGTGCCTTACAGTAGTTACAATAGAAGAAACAACAGTAACATTTGATGTCATTCCTGAAACTTTAAAACGCACTACCCTGGGCAAATTACAACCGCATATTTTGGTCAATATTGAAAGATCTGCCACTATCGGAGATGAAATAGGAGGTCACTTATTGTCCGGGCATGTTTGGGGCATAGTGACCATCAAAGAAAAAAGGGATTTCCCCGACTATTCGATTTTAACCTGCGCTTGCCCTGCAGAATGGACTAAATATCTTCTTCCTAAAGGCTACGTAGCGCTAGACGGCGTGAGCTTAACCTTGGTCGATGTCGTTCGAAATGGCATGTTTACGGTACATTTGATTCCTGAAACATTACAGAGAACAACTTTAGGTAAAAAGAAGGCGGGTGATAGCATTAATCTTGAATTAGACTCGCAAACACAGACTATCGTCGATACCATTGAAAGGCTTTACGGCCAAGAAATCCTGCCAAGACTGAAAGCATAA
- a CDS encoding response regulator transcription factor: MQKPKIILIEDEEDIAALIKLQAEMSGYKLQAEVDGLNGYRAIEKEKPDLVILDIMLPGQSGLDVCRKIKNHPDLKDIPVIMISAKSEELDIVLGLELGADDYVAKPFSPKVLFSRVRAVLRRGKEPEKAPKLVKFGAFTMDVDRYLVKKKEKPIQLTLSEFGILRRLLMNRGKVLTRNQLLDDVQNDDAFIVDRNIDVHIAALRKKLGPNFHWIETVRGVGYRFKEEE, encoded by the coding sequence ATGCAAAAACCAAAGATCATATTGATTGAAGATGAAGAAGATATCGCCGCCTTGATCAAACTTCAAGCGGAAATGTCCGGGTACAAATTACAGGCCGAAGTAGACGGTTTGAATGGTTATAGAGCTATAGAAAAAGAAAAACCTGATCTAGTCATACTCGATATTATGCTTCCCGGTCAAAGCGGTTTAGATGTTTGCCGTAAAATAAAAAACCATCCCGATTTAAAAGACATTCCGGTCATTATGATTTCTGCTAAAAGTGAAGAGCTAGACATTGTATTAGGGCTCGAATTAGGCGCTGATGACTATGTTGCTAAACCCTTTTCTCCAAAAGTCCTATTCTCAAGGGTCAGGGCCGTTCTGCGTAGAGGTAAAGAACCTGAAAAAGCTCCTAAACTGGTGAAATTCGGCGCCTTTACAATGGATGTCGACAGATATTTAGTTAAAAAGAAAGAAAAGCCTATCCAATTAACGCTTTCTGAATTTGGTATTCTACGCCGTCTACTTATGAACCGCGGAAAAGTGCTGACTCGGAACCAACTCCTTGATGATGTGCAAAATGATGATGCTTTCATTGTAGACCGTAACATCGATGTTCACATCGCAGCGCTTAGAAAAAAATTAGGGCCGAATTTCCACTGGATCGAGACCGTCAGGGGTGTCGGCTACCGCTTTAAGGAAGAAGAATAG
- a CDS encoding DMT family transporter — protein MHLIVLLFAGFASVFTIGKAALEVSDPLFFVGSRMTIAGLFMCLYSAYSQGASSLRLNRLQWTGIAALAVVNIYLTNALEFWGLKYLTSTKTCFFYSLTPFIAAIGSYLFFSEKLSKKKWIGLIIGIVGFSPIIFGSADTEEMRSFLIFSWPELAVLGAVVASSIGWILLKQSTQNHKVSSFAANGLSMLLGGAITTVNSLFVENWNPIPTTNIPSFLVCSFALMTISNFFCYNLYAHLFNRFSATFISFSGFITPAFTALYGYVFLNEQIPLLFYPSYAMVSLGIFVFYMEELKVGVPESKEALTVNITEPQEA, from the coding sequence ATGCATCTAATCGTCCTACTCTTTGCCGGTTTCGCCAGCGTATTTACCATCGGAAAAGCAGCTTTAGAAGTTTCGGATCCACTGTTCTTCGTGGGTTCACGTATGACGATTGCAGGATTATTTATGTGCCTATATTCGGCTTATTCCCAAGGAGCATCCTCACTACGGCTTAATCGCCTACAATGGACAGGCATAGCGGCCCTAGCAGTGGTCAATATCTATTTGACTAACGCACTGGAGTTTTGGGGACTAAAGTATTTGACTTCTACCAAAACTTGTTTTTTCTACAGCTTAACTCCATTTATTGCGGCAATTGGAAGCTACTTATTTTTCAGTGAGAAGTTATCTAAGAAAAAATGGATCGGCCTGATCATCGGGATCGTCGGCTTCTCGCCCATTATTTTTGGATCTGCTGATACAGAAGAGATGCGTTCGTTTCTGATATTTTCCTGGCCTGAACTTGCTGTATTAGGCGCAGTTGTGGCGAGCTCCATCGGCTGGATTCTTTTAAAACAAAGCACGCAAAATCATAAAGTCAGCTCCTTTGCCGCGAATGGCTTAAGCATGTTATTAGGCGGTGCCATCACTACAGTAAATTCTCTATTCGTAGAAAATTGGAATCCTATCCCTACAACAAATATTCCTTCCTTTCTTGTTTGTTCTTTTGCATTGATGACTATCTCCAATTTCTTTTGTTACAATCTTTATGCTCATCTATTCAATAGATTCAGTGCGACTTTCATATCGTTCAGTGGTTTTATAACACCGGCGTTTACTGCTTTATACGGTTATGTTTTTCTAAATGAACAGATCCCCCTTCTTTTTTACCCTTCCTATGCAATGGTTTCCTTAGGAATTTTTGTGTTCTATATGGAAGAACTCAAAGTGGGTGTACCGGAATCTAAAGAAGCTCTTACAGTGAATATTACGGAACCTCAAGAAGCTTAG
- a CDS encoding PKD domain-containing protein, whose product MRFKLFSLYIISAYLFFTPLAAADWFAYAADKSNFQVITFDVTTETAGLPISGGRSEALAITPDAATLYVINQNVVSTVTVVNLATQTVINTISLNEGGVLQTPFSIAITPDGTTAYITAVDDSSVYTILKLDLASSTYTVIPISTNIQSNSVAISPDGSTIYLTQTSSILSMTTAGNVFGLPINVPGRSTRIALAPSGQLAYVTDMINNKVYEINLLTQTVSQTIPITPNAQPTNIAVSANGLWAYIANENVNYGTALNLSSYATVDIPFDTVPGNYTQQGVAISPDSQKAVFTHANSNTFTTVAVGTTNITQTSVTGFQAFVAITPDQAPIASFVAAPAQALSPTTFISTSTTNVGTIASYVWDFGDGTIITTTSNPVQHTYLGGGSYTVTLTVTNSGGTSTTQTFTGQSVSNNGGPSATVTQNIQIPDAPVSPIPLPPGLFLGNVIKNKFLNRTKYVLEVTWNPSPSGDVLFYQITLNGQIVAVIPSSSPLVYEILLRSKKDASHYKIFAINAANLVSTPVSIRIINE is encoded by the coding sequence GTGAGGTTTAAACTATTCTCCTTATACATCATTTCAGCATATTTATTTTTTACTCCTTTAGCTGCGGCGGATTGGTTTGCCTACGCTGCAGATAAATCTAACTTTCAAGTTATCACTTTTGATGTGACCACAGAAACTGCAGGGCTACCTATCTCAGGTGGGCGCAGTGAAGCACTGGCTATCACCCCCGACGCCGCTACACTCTATGTCATTAACCAAAATGTTGTTTCCACTGTAACCGTGGTGAATCTCGCAACACAAACGGTTATAAATACTATTTCTCTCAATGAGGGTGGAGTTCTTCAAACCCCTTTTAGTATTGCTATCACACCGGATGGGACGACAGCATATATTACGGCGGTCGATGATTCGAGTGTTTATACAATTCTAAAATTAGATCTAGCGAGCAGTACATACACGGTAATTCCCATTTCTACCAATATTCAGTCCAATTCTGTGGCTATATCGCCTGACGGTTCTACAATCTATCTTACACAGACATCCTCTATTCTAAGTATGACTACCGCAGGGAATGTATTTGGACTTCCTATTAACGTGCCTGGCAGATCGACACGTATTGCATTGGCGCCAAGCGGGCAATTGGCCTACGTCACAGACATGATAAATAATAAGGTCTATGAAATAAATTTACTGACCCAAACCGTTTCTCAGACGATTCCTATCACCCCCAATGCACAGCCTACTAATATTGCAGTTTCTGCCAATGGATTGTGGGCATATATAGCAAATGAGAATGTGAATTACGGAACAGCCCTCAATTTGTCAAGCTATGCAACCGTGGACATACCGTTTGACACCGTTCCAGGAAATTATACTCAGCAGGGTGTTGCGATTTCTCCAGATAGTCAAAAAGCCGTTTTCACTCATGCCAACAGCAATACTTTTACAACTGTAGCCGTAGGCACAACCAACATAACTCAAACGAGCGTCACCGGATTTCAGGCTTTTGTAGCGATAACCCCTGATCAAGCCCCTATCGCTTCTTTTGTAGCAGCACCGGCTCAAGCTTTATCTCCAACAACTTTTATATCTACATCCACAACGAATGTAGGGACAATTGCAAGTTACGTTTGGGACTTTGGTGACGGCACTATCATCACAACAACTTCCAATCCGGTTCAACATACCTATTTAGGTGGCGGATCCTACACGGTCACTCTTACTGTGACAAATTCAGGTGGGACTTCTACAACACAAACCTTTACAGGCCAATCTGTAAGCAATAATGGGGGCCCTAGCGCTACAGTCACCCAAAATATTCAAATACCTGATGCGCCTGTCTCGCCTATCCCTCTTCCTCCTGGGCTCTTTCTGGGCAACGTCATCAAAAATAAGTTTTTGAACCGCACGAAATATGTGCTTGAGGTAACGTGGAATCCCAGCCCTTCAGGGGATGTTCTTTTCTATCAGATCACTCTGAATGGACAAATAGTGGCGGTCATTCCTTCTAGTTCTCCACTCGTTTATGAGATCCTACTCCGTTCAAAAAAAGATGCCTCGCATTATAAAATTTTTGCTATAAATGCTGCTAATCTAGTGAGTACACCAGTTTCCATAAGGATTATTAATGAATAA
- the metK gene encoding methionine adenosyltransferase, which translates to MQHYLFTSESVSSGHPDKIADQISDAILDSCLEHDPHSRVACETLVSSGLVVLAGEITTHANIDYRAVVRETIKKIGYNNPEWGFDYHSCGILTTINKQSPEIAAGVSKGHKKLGAGDQGLMFGFACNETPELMPLPIMLAHSIIRQLRLERQSGNIPYLRPDAKAQVTVQYTPDHKPKRIHAIVISTQHNPDVTQEQIKKDMQAMAAKIIPSHLLDDQTTFFINPSGSFIQGGPASDCGLTGRKIIVDTYGGRGRHGGGAFSGKDPTKVDRSGGYAARYVAKNIVAAGLADTCEVQISYAIGRVEPVSIRVETFGTSKVNECELEDVVHKLFDLTPGGIIETLQMLRPIYFKTASEGHFGRTDPEFTWERTDKVPQLKAAFPKSLS; encoded by the coding sequence ATGCAGCATTATCTATTTACATCAGAATCTGTTTCATCCGGTCATCCCGATAAAATTGCGGATCAGATTTCTGACGCCATCCTGGACAGTTGTTTAGAACATGATCCCCACTCGCGTGTAGCGTGTGAAACCCTAGTTAGCAGCGGGTTGGTTGTCTTGGCAGGGGAAATTACAACACATGCAAATATCGACTACCGTGCTGTCGTCAGAGAAACCATTAAAAAAATCGGATACAACAATCCCGAATGGGGGTTTGATTACCACTCCTGCGGAATATTGACAACGATTAACAAACAATCTCCCGAAATAGCAGCCGGAGTTTCTAAGGGCCATAAAAAACTCGGCGCAGGCGACCAAGGGCTGATGTTCGGATTTGCCTGCAATGAGACGCCTGAGCTGATGCCCTTGCCCATAATGTTAGCACACAGCATCATCCGTCAGCTACGTTTGGAAAGACAAAGCGGAAATATCCCCTATTTAAGGCCGGATGCTAAAGCCCAAGTTACTGTGCAATATACCCCCGATCACAAGCCAAAACGTATCCATGCCATCGTAATATCTACCCAGCATAATCCGGATGTCACTCAAGAACAAATCAAGAAAGATATGCAGGCCATGGCAGCAAAAATCATCCCTTCGCATCTTTTGGATGATCAAACGACTTTTTTTATTAATCCTTCCGGAAGCTTCATTCAGGGCGGGCCCGCATCGGACTGCGGTCTGACCGGTCGCAAAATTATTGTAGACACCTACGGCGGCCGAGGCAGGCATGGCGGAGGGGCTTTCTCGGGTAAGGATCCTACTAAAGTAGACCGCTCCGGAGGCTATGCTGCCCGGTATGTAGCAAAGAATATTGTTGCTGCCGGTTTAGCAGATACGTGTGAAGTGCAAATTTCCTACGCGATAGGGCGTGTTGAACCGGTTTCCATCCGCGTGGAAACATTCGGGACGAGCAAAGTAAATGAATGTGAACTAGAAGATGTGGTACATAAGCTCTTTGACTTGACTCCGGGCGGCATTATTGAAACTTTGCAGATGCTTCGCCCCATCTACTTTAAGACGGCATCCGAAGGTCATTTTGGAAGGACAGATCCGGAATTCACTTGGGAGCGTACCGATAAAGTACCGCAGCTTAAAGCGGCTTTTCCAAAAAGCCTATCGTAA
- the murI gene encoding glutamate racemase has product MQDLPIGIFDSGAGGLIVLRSVAALLPHESIVYFGDTARLPYGDKSCQTIEKYSRQCVQFLLDHPVKMVVIACNTASSFTSQEWKDSLPVPVIDVLYPSAFKASTLTQNQCIGVLGTHATIRSGSYQKALHTLLPHAHILPVACPLFVPLVEEMLLDHPATHLMVQEYLKPILDAECDTVILGCTHYPLLRKAISKQLPSHVHIVDSAQCCAEAIQQQLKSTSLKSSKQQFYVTDDPGRFKKLAQTFLPSSIQLESLELIHLDN; this is encoded by the coding sequence ATGCAAGACCTTCCGATAGGAATATTCGATTCGGGCGCCGGCGGACTGATCGTCCTGCGGTCTGTCGCCGCTCTCCTCCCCCACGAATCGATAGTGTATTTTGGCGACACCGCACGGCTGCCCTACGGAGATAAAAGCTGTCAAACCATTGAAAAATACAGCAGGCAATGCGTCCAGTTTCTATTAGACCACCCTGTCAAAATGGTCGTGATTGCCTGCAACACAGCCTCATCCTTTACCTCGCAAGAATGGAAAGACTCGCTACCGGTACCTGTTATCGATGTTCTTTATCCTAGCGCTTTCAAAGCCAGCACCCTCACTCAAAATCAATGCATCGGGGTACTTGGAACCCATGCCACTATACGTTCCGGCAGCTACCAAAAAGCATTGCATACACTCCTGCCCCATGCGCACATCCTCCCTGTTGCTTGCCCGTTATTCGTCCCCTTGGTAGAAGAAATGCTGCTGGACCACCCCGCCACTCATTTAATGGTTCAGGAATACTTGAAACCTATTCTCGATGCTGAATGCGATACTGTCATCCTGGGCTGTACACACTACCCACTCCTCAGAAAAGCCATCTCCAAACAACTTCCAAGTCATGTTCATATTGTAGACTCAGCCCAGTGCTGTGCAGAAGCTATCCAACAACAGCTGAAATCTACATCGCTTAAAAGCTCAAAACAGCAGTTTTACGTGACAGACGACCCTGGTCGCTTTAAAAAACTCGCGCAAACATTTCTTCCATCATCGATCCAACTTGAATCCTTAGAATTAATTCATTTAGATAATTAA
- a CDS encoding NFACT family protein, whose product MKLSWENAVSTTLRQLHKNLKRTTSTMDTTRQDLQLAEGWENNYHEAVLLQSNLYSYKKGDTQISVDDWKDGTTKTLAIEPRIPVEEQLKKRFKAAKKLQKSIPHFERRLKMLQSKALIVEEEIGLLEKISCEEEWEQIKHRFPSLSPQSKPGQKKIPAPKLPYKKYQAKDGTEIWVGRTARDNETLSLKLARGNDWWLHTADVPGSHIVIRSEAPAQETLYDAMQLALQHSRLAKAGEGEVILTQAKFVSRGPGGHRPGTVSVSKHKKCRVVADPAQLERLKKSILLP is encoded by the coding sequence ATGAAATTGTCCTGGGAAAATGCAGTCTCCACAACGCTCAGACAGCTGCATAAAAATCTTAAACGCACCACAAGTACAATGGATACAACTCGACAAGATCTGCAGCTTGCCGAGGGATGGGAAAATAATTACCACGAGGCTGTGCTGCTACAGTCCAATCTTTACAGCTATAAGAAAGGCGATACTCAGATTTCCGTTGACGATTGGAAGGATGGAACAACGAAAACCCTCGCTATAGAACCACGTATTCCGGTAGAAGAGCAGCTAAAAAAACGATTTAAGGCAGCAAAAAAACTTCAAAAATCCATCCCTCATTTTGAACGGCGTTTAAAGATGCTACAAAGCAAAGCCCTGATCGTGGAAGAAGAAATAGGCCTCCTGGAAAAGATATCTTGTGAAGAAGAATGGGAACAGATCAAACACCGTTTTCCCTCTTTAAGTCCGCAATCCAAGCCGGGACAGAAGAAAATACCGGCTCCCAAGCTACCCTACAAAAAGTATCAGGCGAAGGATGGAACAGAAATTTGGGTAGGCCGCACAGCACGGGATAACGAAACTTTAAGTTTAAAACTAGCACGAGGAAATGACTGGTGGCTTCATACGGCAGATGTCCCCGGTTCACACATTGTGATACGATCAGAAGCCCCTGCACAAGAAACGCTTTATGATGCGATGCAGCTAGCATTACAGCATAGCAGATTAGCAAAGGCAGGCGAGGGGGAAGTTATCTTGACACAGGCCAAATTTGTCTCTCGTGGTCCTGGTGGGCATAGGCCGGGAACAGTTTCCGTATCAAAACATAAAAAGTGCAGGGTGGTTGCAGACCCTGCACAATTAGAAAGGCTAAAGAAATCTATTCTTCTTCCTTAA